One Salvia splendens isolate huo1 chromosome 1, SspV2, whole genome shotgun sequence genomic window, TCCAATGAATTCACTAATAAAGACCACATCAATATCTAAATCTCAAAACATATTCTTCAAGAGGTACTCCAAGTCTCGTTCTAATCTTGTTGAATTTCTTATGAATTACAACAATGCATTGGATGGCCAAAGGAGCAACAACAATAGGCTAGAATACTTGGATTTTAACACAATTCCAACTTTGAAAACAAATTCAGCCCTCGAGAAGCATACTTCGACAATATATAGTGATAGTGGTTTCAAACTAATTCAAAGTGAGATTGAGGAAGCAGTTGACAATGTCACTATGGTGACAGTGTCAAACATTGGTGAGAATGAGATTTATGTAGTCAACGAAAAGTTCTCGAAGAACTGGACTGTGTCATACTCcacatcttttgattcatatgcATGTAGTTGTAAGATGATTGGGAGGATTGGGCTTGTATGCAGTCACATTTTTTGggtcttgagaaacaaaaaaGTGAAATTAATCCCTAATGAGTTACATGGAGAACGCTGGTTGAAGTCTAAATTTGTCAAGGATGTGGATTGTAGGTTTGATGATGATATTGAAACATTTATTGTTGTGGATGAGACGAAGCAGGAGATAGGGATATGCATGGAGATTTTTATGATATTGCACGGCTTATTGAATGAGATGGTGATAAAATTCGAGCATATAGACAAATTATGGCTGAAGGGAGAAAAGAAGTACTTGGTGAGGGAAATGTGTTGTCAATTAGTGAAAAGAGATTAATGATTGAGAATTTTTATGGATCACATGTCCCTAGTCAAATAGATGTCCATCCGCCAGATGTCGTCAAAACCAAAGGTTGTGGTCGACGTCTTTCTCGGCTTGAGAAGGAAATGAGAGAGATGTCCAAGCCTGGTCGGAAATGTGGAAAATGCGGCGAGGTTGGTCGgcatgattcaagaaattgtgATAAGATACAGGAGGAGAATAAcaagaaaaagagaagaaaccAATGTTGAAGCTggttgttttattacttcattcggaTATTTCTGTCCTTCATTTTATTACTTCTGTACTTCAGTCTTGTAGTTTCttacttcatttacattttgaatttgaatttgttaaaaCTTTTTGCGAGCATAAAGAGAATAGACTGATGTGTTGTTATAATGGCTTATTTTTGCGAGCGAAATGAGAATGAAGAAAACGCGTGAATTGAATGAAGGCAAAAGAGAAACACAGTGAATTGAATGAAGGCGAAAGAGAAACGCGGTGTGTGAAATTTTGAAGGCGAAAGAGGTGCGCGAAATTTTGAAGGCGAAAGAGGTGTGCGAAATTTTTACCCTAAATGGATTTTTACCCtaaatggattttgaccaaaataCCCCTTGATTGAAGTAAATTGTCTACCTAATGAAGGAGTGAAATTAATAAAGCATGATCTAATCTCAGCCATTAGAAATTAGATCTAAGGGAttaaatttggtctctagttcggtctttaagagtggatttgtgaataatgagactctctctctctctctctctctctctctctctctctctatatatatatatatatatatatatatatatatatatatatatatatatatattggaaaTTGGTTGCCAAGATTAAATCTCACTTGATGTTAACTCGATGTGTAAAAATATGTCAATCGGGTGTACTGATGACAACTTGATGTGTAAAAATGTCAATCGAGAGTATTAACGGTAACtggattttattatttataaccACTATTTTccctattttaaaaaaaaatctcaaacttTGAACTCATATAGTAGTAATtatcttaaattaaattattttttcacagaCATATagtatcaaattaaaaataattatataaggattctaacgagattcTAATTATGTATATTTGGATGACAATATCTATTTGAACTTTCTTATATTTCGATAATTAGTATCAACATGGTTATAATAAAATGTCAATCTACATTGAATTCGATTAGATTGACATTTTATTATAACTAAGTTGATAGACACAAATTTTGAATGTCGATTAGACTGACATTTTACTATAGATAGGTTGATAAACACAAATTTTGCGAATCTTATGTAGGAGTATTTTTTAGgtctagatttgacttgttagGAAAGAAACTTAAAAAAAAGATCAAAATGGTTGAAGCTAAAATCTGAACTCAACGGAGGATCTTAGCGGTCAGTTGACCCCAAGTTAGCGGTTACATAAGGTCCAACAACCCACTGTCAAAAGCGGGCCAGCCACGAGAATTCCCGAGAGTAGTCAGCTACCCGCGGAAATGAAGTCAACATCCCGTTGAGTTCATGAGGCATAGGCCTGTCAAATCGGATACGCGTGGATACCCGATCTGAAAATTTCGGGTACTCGATCCcgaatttcttaaaatctaataCTCGATACTCGATCCCCGATCCGAATTTGATttcgggtatccagtcccgattttaattttgattttgattttgatttttattttaaattaactaCAATCATTGAACATGTTTagtgattaaataattatttcagCCAATAATTTCCCCGACTCAATTGAATATGTAACAGTTGATTTATTCCTCCCCAATAATGATCTGGCTGGATTggtaagattttacgtatttaataTATGCaaatggagtactattattaaACTATAGTAAGTACCAAATACaccatattttgttttaaaaaaatagtagaacTTAAATTCACCGTAAATTACAATTAATTGAAATACTAAAAACATATAAATGGCCTACACATTAATCTAATTATCATATTTAGCAAATGCAAGCACTAGCAAACTGGTTAAGGGTATATAATCTCATAATAAATAgtacataatttattaatttaaaaaaagatcGGATAATTCGGGAATACTCGATCGGGTATTGGGCAACCCGATATCCAAAAATCCAATATTCTCAATACCCGATCCCGATCTGAAACCCAATTTTTTCGGGTTTGAATATCGGGTATCCGATACCTGATATTGATTTTGACAAGCCTAAATTGAGGCGGATGTGTGCAGCCCTAATTCGAGCCAATATTTTCCTTCAAGGGCTTCAATTTCTACCAAATCAGTGAATAAGCCCCCAAAGATATAATGCATCAATGAATAGGTCCagaattcaaattcaattcctCATCATTTTTCATCCATCATTCACTTGGAGATGAGATCAAGGCAATAGAGCACGGGAAGCTTCAGAATCGatttttgggttttatttggTTGTTATTTCAAGTGTAAATCATTTAACATGATTGTTGCTACTTTatctatgagtagctaaattgtactccctccgtcccatcatCAACGAGATGCTTCTTTTAAGCTCTCgtttagaaaaatgatactccattcgtcccaagGTAGGTGGGGTATTTCTTTTGAGCACAAGATTTAGGAAATTGATTGGTTAAAGGTTCAAGTggaaagaaaaaagtaatagatggaataaagtaaaagaaatgaagatagagtaaagtaagagagagaataaagtttttaccaaaaaagaaaatgactcaattaccTTTGgccaaacaaaaaaagaaatacgactcaactaccttgagacggatgaaatatttaatagttAAGGTAAAGAGAGATAATAATGCAGAGAAAAGTTTAGTACACAGTTTGTAATTTTATTCCCCGTAATTCAATATCCCAGTACTGATCATTGGCGATACTATCTCTACAGCGTATACTTGCAGTTATTTATAGTGTTAAATAGACCAtcaatcaccactacccaaaaCATCATGATATTAGGTGATGAAAAACTCGCACCTATTGACAAGTCAAAATAGTGCAAGACTATTAATTCCTCAAATATCAATAAAGCATCAATAAATACTCTTTGATGTTAGGCCAAAAGAAGAATGTTCATGCCCCCCTCGAAAACTATGTAAAGATCAAGAGTAAGTGCAACATAAACGCAAAAAAATGTGACAGATGGAGACAGATGACCAAGCTACAAAAGATTATGGGGCTAAGAACAATAAAAGTTACAACAGCTAGAGGTGAGCGTTTGGGTTTCGGTTCGATTTttgcccaaaccgaaccgaaaccgaaaaaccgaatttagtagAAAATCCAACTCgaaccaaaacaaaaaaaaaacttaaaccTAAACACCGAAAACGAACtaaaccaaaaaaccgaaaaagtataaaatttttttttggagtTAATATAGGGCGTTTATATACTAAAGAAacatattccctccgtcccattcaagatgaccacctttccttttttgttcgtcccaatcaagatgaccactttccaattttggaaataacctcCTCTCTCCCCTCTCCTCATTTAAATATTCAACTGCCTTTTTCCtgtttactttattccacctaacaatacttcctaaaatctcatgccactcaagaatatgtccatcttgagtgggacgaagggagtacttgtTTATTAAATATATCTATGTGTGTACAAATTCATATGCATGTATATCATATCATTTTGAATGAAAATTATTGAAGCACCTATAGAAATGTATAAAATCTAGTTATAAATTAAAGATTCACTTATTTCGATTTAATCGGTCGTTTCTCagttatttataaataaaagattCAGTTATTTAGGTTTAACCGGTCGGTTCTTGGTTATCTATAAATTAAAGATTCAATTATTTCGGTTTAACCAATCAGTTCTCGGTTATAACCGAGAACCAACCACATTAGATTCTTAAGAATCCGACCGAATCGAAACCGGTAAATATAAGTTATCGGTTAACCGATAACCAGCGGGTTCCAGGTCGGTTGCTTTATGTGGTGATATCAGCAAAATTAAATCATTGCCACCACATTTCTAAACCTATAATTACTAATAATGTCTTATGTTTAAATTAGAAGATCAATTTCACCCTATGACCCTTTATCAGTGCATGCACAAATTTGGCATATGCTTGTCGTATTAAATTAGCACAATTTATGCATGAAGCACTAAGATACGAGCTATCATCTCTAAGGGGACTAATTAGCATAATGTACAATATTTTGGTTTGCAACGAAATTCCAACATACTGTAAAAACAATACTCTACATTAGTGATGGATGCTCGAGATACATCATAACATGACTCTAAACATCACACAATTCCCAACATTAGAGATAGAGAAACATAACAATACCTCAACCAAGTTAACCAAAGCCAATACAAAGGCAGTTCAAATATCCTATGCAGTTCTTCAGTTTTTTTAAAACTTAATAAACAAAGTTATTGAATTCTTCCCAGAAATGGTATCTCTAGTATATGTAGTATCCGAGTACACTTTCATCTGGCGTTCGGGGCATCGGACGAGGCGACTGAGCGGCACCCAATCTGCTCTACGAACTTGGTGAGGCGGAGGTGCTTCGCAGCCCACTGCTCTGCCAGCTTCTGCTCCTTCATCTCCGCCTCTCGTCTCAAACCGGCAATCTGCTCTCTGTACTCGGCCTCAATGCGCTCAATCGTCGCCTTCTGCTCTTCCCGTAGAGCATTCACCTTGGCTTCGATGTCTTCATTCTTCTCCCTTTTCCGGCTGGCCTTCTCTGCCTCGAGCTGCAACTCAACCCTCTTCAGCCTCCAAGCAGCCTCTTTCCTATGCGCAGACCATGCCCTGTGGCCTTCCTCGAGCTCCCGGCAGCATTCAATGAGGTCCGGGACAGGCCCGTTGGTGTCCCCGGCAAGGGAACCAATCCCCCCAAAGGGTAGCAGCCCGTGAGAGGTGTTACTATCATTTGTCTGCAGCCATGGGATTGTTGATGGTGGCGGGGGCGTTGGTGGCACGGTCAAGGGCGAGAGTGTGAGAGTGACCGATGGAGATGAGGCGCTGGAGCTAGCC contains:
- the LOC121750739 gene encoding transcription factor AS1-like — its product is MKERQRWRGEEDALLRAYVKQYGPREWHLVSERMNQPLNRDAKSCLERWKNYLKPGIKKGSLTQEEQALVIHLQAKHGNKWKKIAAEVPGRTAKRLGKWWEVFKDKQQREHKENNKVPDPIQDSKYDHLLETFAEKLVNPVTMPPTPNGGGGFLQHTEQPSSLPPWLASSSASSPSVTLTLSPLTVPPTPPPPSTIPWLQTNDSNTSHGLLPFGGIGSLAGDTNGPVPDLIECCRELEEGHRAWSAHRKEAAWRLKRVELQLEAEKASRKREKNEDIEAKVNALREEQKATIERIEAEYREQIAGLRREAEMKEQKLAEQWAAKHLRLTKFVEQIGCRSVASSDAPNAR